A genomic window from Camelus ferus isolate YT-003-E chromosome X, BCGSAC_Cfer_1.0, whole genome shotgun sequence includes:
- the LOC102517362 gene encoding T-complex protein 11 X-linked protein 2 produces MEMMYNAFWDHLEDQLSSIPPNFTCALELLKEVKEILLSLLLPRQNYLRNEIEEALDMDLLKQEAEHEALDVPHLSNYILNLMIRLCAPVRDEAVQKLESITDPVQLLKGIFHVLGLMKMDMVNYTIQNLRPYLQEHSVQYERTKFQQLLNKQPSLLDCTTKWLIKTAIDLTTPSPSSPDSPRSSRMACSPPNWAANNSELPSSTMVLYEGYVNLLLWDSDIEEFPETLLMDRMRLREIESQLNQLTILASVLLVARSFSGNILFSTPKFLDKLKYITKALMEEFNPRPEEAMVSVSEQVSYEIHQGLKNMGLTALSSEKTASLIGQLQNIAEKENCVRSIIDQRSRFFLKCCLVHGMQESLLDFPGGLILIKEELAELGWKFVNLMHHNQQVFSPYYEEILKDIIPPAQAQEKEVESI; encoded by the exons ATGGAGATGATGTACAATGCTTTTTGGGACCATCTGGAAGACCAGCTATCAAGTATTCCCCCCAACTTCACTTGTGCTCTTGAACTTCTAAAAGAAGTTAAGGAG ATCTTGCTATCGCTGCTATTACCACGCCAGAACTACCTGAGAAATGAGATTGAAGAAGCCCTGGACATGGATCTCCTCAAGCAAGAAGCAGAGCATGAGGCCCTGGATGTTCCTCATCTCTCTAACTACATTCTCAATTTGATGATCCGGCTATGTGCACCAGTCCGAGATGAAGCAGTGCAAAAACTAGAGAGCATAACAGATCCTGTGCAGTTACTGAA GGGTATCTTTCATGTTCTGGGCCTGATGAAAATGGACATGGTGAACTATACTATCCAGAACCTTCGACCCTACCTGCAGGAACATTCTGTCCAGTATGAAAGAACTAAATTCCAGCAACTCCTCAACAAGCAGCCca GTCTCCTCGATTGCACCACAAAATGGCTAATCAAAACGGCTATAGATCTCACTACACCATCTCCAAGTTCTCCTGACTCTCCCAGATCCTCCAGGATGGCCTGTTCACCTCCAAATTGGGCAGCTAACAACTCAGAGCTTCCCAGTTCCACCATGGTGCTGTATGAGGGTTACGTGAACCTTCTTCTCTGGGATTCTGACATTGAAGAGTTTCCCGAG ACTCTGCTGATGGACAGAATGCGGCTGCGGGAGATAGAATCCCAGTTGAACCAATTAACGATACTGGCCTCAGTCTTGTTAGTGGCCAGAAGTTTCTCTGGTAACATTTTATTCAGCACACCTAAATTTTTGgataaactaaaatatataacCAAGGCCCTGATGGAAGAATTTAACCCCAG GCCTGAAGAGGCTATGGTGAGTGTGAGTGAACAAGTGTCTTATGAAATCCATCAAGGCCTCAAAAACATGGGCCTCACTGCCCTGAGTAGTGAAAAGACAGCATCTCTTATAGGCCAACTTCAGAACATTGCCGAGAAAGAGAACTGTGTTCGTAGCATTATTG ATCAGCGGAGCCGCTTTTTTCTCAAATGCTGTTTGGTTCATGGTATGCAGGAGTCTCTGCTGGACTTCCCTGGAGGCCTTATTCTCATCAAGGAAGAGTTGGCAGAACTGGGTTGGAAGTTTGTCAATCTAATGCATCACAATCAGCAGGTGTTTAGCCCCTACTACGAAGAAATCCTGAAAGATATCATCCCTCCAGCTCAAGCACAAGAGAAAGAAGTGGAGTCTATCTGA